A single Nisaea sp. DNA region contains:
- a CDS encoding Rrf2 family transcriptional regulator — MTISARGSNNVKFSTKGRYAVMAVCDLARHDDGRPVSLAEIASRQKISVSYLEQMFAQLRKARFVKSVRGPGGGYLLAIEPAQIKISEVMTAIEHPVRGNQDDDGMFATRGCSDDPTKPLWEEVGRQVLGYLDKVTVADLMTGRVPH; from the coding sequence GTGACCATATCGGCACGGGGGTCGAATAACGTGAAGTTCAGTACTAAAGGGCGCTACGCAGTCATGGCTGTCTGCGACCTGGCCCGACATGATGATGGTCGGCCAGTCTCTCTCGCCGAGATAGCCTCGAGACAAAAAATCTCAGTTTCATATCTTGAACAAATGTTCGCGCAGCTTCGCAAGGCCCGGTTCGTAAAGAGTGTACGGGGGCCGGGTGGCGGCTACCTCCTCGCGATAGAGCCGGCGCAGATCAAGATCTCCGAGGTTATGACGGCGATTGAGCATCCGGTGCGGGGTAACCAGGACGATGATGGCATGTTCGCGACGAGAGGGTGTTCGGACGATCCCACGAAGCCTCTTTGGGAAGAAGTCGGGCGTCAGGTTCTCGGCTATCTGGACAAGGTGACCGTTGCGGATCTGATGACGGGGCGCGTGCCGCACTGA
- a CDS encoding NAD-dependent epimerase/dehydratase family protein: protein MRILVTGGAGFVGSNLSLAFKRDNPGAEVIAADNLKRRGSELNLLRLREAGVRFEHADIRDPSDIAALGPMDLLIECSAEPSVQAGYGGNPAYLIDTNLRGTLNCLEAARTHDATFVFLSTSRVYPIDPLRALPLETKCNRLALPTGAAGPGWSEYGIAEDFDLTGHRSLYGTTKLSSEHFIEEYRAAFGLKAIINRCGVLAGPWQMGKVDQGFMSLWAARHLYGGTLSYNGFGGHGHQVRDVLHVDDLYDLIALQLTKAEEATTGVWNTGGGANNATSLKELTDACSTRSGRSLGIACNPETNPADIPWFVTDSRKVSRTFDWRPKRTLDDLLDNIFEWLEVQRATLEPLLR, encoded by the coding sequence ATGCGCATTCTCGTAACCGGAGGGGCCGGCTTCGTCGGATCCAACCTCTCTCTTGCCTTCAAACGCGACAATCCAGGCGCCGAGGTGATTGCCGCCGATAATCTGAAACGCCGCGGCAGCGAGCTGAACCTGCTGCGGCTGCGCGAGGCAGGTGTCCGGTTCGAGCATGCCGATATCCGCGACCCGAGCGACATCGCAGCTCTTGGCCCCATGGACCTGCTGATCGAGTGCTCCGCAGAGCCCTCGGTCCAGGCCGGATACGGCGGAAACCCGGCCTATCTGATCGACACAAATCTTCGTGGCACACTGAACTGCCTGGAGGCCGCGAGGACACACGATGCGACCTTCGTGTTTCTCTCTACCAGCCGCGTCTACCCGATCGACCCATTGCGCGCGCTTCCACTCGAAACGAAATGCAACCGGCTCGCCCTGCCGACAGGTGCCGCAGGGCCCGGATGGTCAGAATATGGCATCGCCGAAGACTTCGACCTCACCGGTCACCGTTCCCTCTACGGCACGACAAAACTGAGCTCGGAACATTTCATTGAGGAATACCGGGCCGCTTTCGGATTGAAAGCCATCATCAACCGCTGCGGCGTTCTCGCGGGGCCATGGCAAATGGGCAAGGTAGACCAGGGCTTCATGAGCCTCTGGGCGGCCCGCCATCTCTATGGCGGCACTTTGTCCTATAACGGTTTCGGCGGTCACGGACACCAGGTCCGGGACGTGCTGCATGTGGACGATTTGTATGACCTGATCGCCCTTCAGCTCACAAAAGCAGAGGAGGCAACGACAGGCGTCTGGAATACCGGTGGCGGGGCGAACAATGCAACCTCGCTCAAAGAGCTGACGGACGCCTGCTCCACGCGATCCGGACGCTCCCTCGGGATCGCGTGCAATCCCGAAACAAACCCAGCGGACATACCCTGGTTCGTTACAGACTCCCGCAAGGTCTCACGCACGTTCGACTGGCGACCAAAGCGAACGCTGGACGATCTTCTCGACAATATCTTCGAATGGCTGGAGGTCCAGCGCGCGACGCTGGAACCTCTGCTGAGATAG
- a CDS encoding DMT family transporter, which yields MNKLIQVAAPVIFVVLWSSAFIAAKFGLSHVEPLTFMASRFGLVTAIFITIALITGARWPKTVRGVFDIAVVGFFLHAIYLSSIFIAIHSGMPAALVALVTGLQPVLTAIAAGLFLGEPPTRQQWLGCFVGFAGMALVLSDRMSVDGVSMTGIGLSILALASISIGTLYQKRYATDMNLITGSAIQCATAFIVTLTGAALFESMVLVPAPAFIGAYLWLSLVVSLGAYSLLMTLIKHGQATKVASLFYLVPPTAAVMAYVAFGEEITPVAGIGILVTAIGVALVVFPQSGRR from the coding sequence ATGAACAAACTTATACAGGTCGCCGCCCCGGTGATCTTTGTCGTGCTCTGGAGCTCGGCATTCATCGCCGCGAAATTCGGCCTGTCGCATGTCGAACCGCTCACCTTCATGGCGAGCCGGTTCGGCCTTGTCACGGCGATCTTCATCACCATTGCCCTGATCACCGGCGCCCGCTGGCCGAAGACCGTGCGCGGCGTCTTCGACATCGCAGTCGTCGGCTTCTTTCTGCACGCGATTTATCTCTCCAGCATCTTCATCGCTATTCACAGCGGCATGCCTGCCGCGCTCGTCGCACTCGTCACCGGGCTCCAGCCCGTCCTGACGGCCATTGCGGCTGGCCTCTTTCTCGGCGAGCCGCCGACACGCCAGCAATGGTTGGGGTGCTTTGTCGGTTTCGCCGGTATGGCACTGGTGCTGTCTGACCGGATGAGTGTCGACGGCGTCAGCATGACCGGCATCGGTCTCTCGATCCTGGCCCTTGCCTCGATCAGCATTGGGACGCTCTATCAGAAACGCTATGCGACCGACATGAACCTGATCACCGGTAGCGCCATCCAGTGCGCGACCGCTTTTATCGTGACCCTCACCGGTGCCGCGCTGTTCGAAAGCATGGTTCTGGTCCCGGCACCCGCCTTCATCGGCGCCTATCTCTGGCTCTCTCTCGTTGTGTCGCTCGGAGCCTATTCGCTGCTCATGACGCTGATCAAACATGGCCAGGCCACGAAGGTCGCAAGCCTGTTCTATCTCGTGCCGCCGACGGCAGCCGTCATGGCATATGTCGCATTCGGGGAGGAAATAACGCCTGTTGCCGGAATCGGCATTCTGGTGACAGCGATCGGTGTTGCGCTGGTCGTGTTTCCCCAATCCGGGCGGCGTTGA
- the tenA gene encoding thiaminase II, whose amino-acid sequence MSEILVPEGGFLGRLIAAAPDAWQAYTAHPFVTGMADGTLPEAAFKHYLGQDYLFLIHFARAYGLAVYKADRLEDMRAASAVISGILDVEMDLHVKYCAGWGLTEAEMAALPEDPACMAYTRYVLERGMAGDMLDLHVALAPCVVGYGVIGAHLAADPATKRDGNPYLAWIEMYAGEEYQDVARGAAAHLDALAARRGGEDRFADLAKTFEAATVLERDFWQMGLNAV is encoded by the coding sequence GTGAGCGAGATCCTTGTTCCTGAGGGCGGCTTCCTTGGCCGGCTGATCGCCGCTGCGCCGGATGCGTGGCAGGCCTATACCGCACATCCTTTCGTCACGGGCATGGCGGACGGCACATTGCCGGAAGCGGCGTTCAAGCATTATCTGGGACAGGATTACCTGTTCCTGATCCATTTTGCCCGGGCCTACGGCCTTGCGGTCTACAAGGCGGACCGGCTTGAGGACATGCGCGCAGCCTCCGCCGTCATCTCCGGCATTCTCGATGTGGAGATGGACCTGCATGTCAAATATTGCGCCGGGTGGGGACTGACCGAAGCGGAGATGGCCGCGCTGCCGGAAGACCCGGCCTGTATGGCCTATACACGCTATGTGCTGGAGCGCGGCATGGCGGGTGACATGCTCGACCTGCATGTGGCGCTGGCGCCATGCGTCGTTGGCTATGGCGTGATCGGTGCCCATCTTGCGGCGGACCCGGCGACGAAGCGAGACGGCAATCCTTATCTCGCCTGGATCGAGATGTATGCGGGCGAGGAATATCAGGATGTGGCACGCGGTGCGGCCGCCCATCTCGACGCTCTCGCGGCCCGGCGCGGCGGTGAAGACCGGTTCGCCGACCTTGCCAAAACATTCGAGGCGGCGACCGTGCTGGAGCGGGATTTCTGGCAGATGGGCCTGAATGCCGTCTGA
- a CDS encoding cysteine desulfurase family protein: MSDRVYADYNATAPLRDEARSAMIGAMDAVGNPSSVHGAGREARALIETARRQVAGLIGAAPQSVVFTSGGTEASALALKGCGRTRIITSAIEHEAVLAAMPDAARLPVDADGVLDLDALRAALSDGGEASGKDCLVSVQWANNETGVLQPIEQIVEIAHASGALVHSDAVQGAGKLPIDMKAAGVDLMSLSAHKIGGPAGVGALVVREGLDLKAVQSGGGQEKGRRSGTENKIGIVGFGAAAEASLAALEDWSRVSALRDRFEAAVRKAGNGARIFSSGAARLPNTSCVSISGARGETQVIALDLAGIAVSSGSACSSGKVRRSHVLDAMDPGSPDAETAIRVSVGWETTEEDIDRLVAAWCDLYNRSSADQQ, encoded by the coding sequence ATGTCAGATAGAGTCTATGCGGACTACAATGCGACAGCGCCGCTAAGAGATGAAGCCCGCAGCGCGATGATCGGCGCGATGGATGCCGTTGGCAATCCATCCTCCGTTCACGGAGCGGGCCGGGAGGCTCGTGCGCTGATCGAAACGGCCCGCCGTCAGGTGGCGGGCTTGATCGGTGCTGCTCCGCAATCGGTCGTGTTCACCAGCGGCGGCACGGAAGCCTCAGCTCTGGCCCTCAAAGGCTGCGGACGCACCCGGATTATCACCAGCGCGATCGAACATGAAGCGGTCCTCGCGGCCATGCCGGATGCTGCCCGCCTGCCGGTCGATGCCGACGGCGTTCTGGACCTTGATGCTCTGCGGGCCGCGCTGTCGGATGGCGGAGAGGCCAGCGGAAAGGATTGCCTCGTCTCTGTGCAATGGGCGAACAATGAAACCGGCGTGTTGCAACCAATCGAGCAGATCGTCGAAATAGCACATGCAAGCGGGGCTCTGGTTCACAGCGACGCGGTGCAGGGCGCGGGCAAGCTTCCCATCGACATGAAAGCCGCCGGCGTCGATCTGATGTCCCTCTCTGCCCACAAAATCGGCGGGCCCGCGGGTGTTGGCGCTCTTGTCGTGCGCGAGGGACTGGATCTCAAGGCTGTTCAGTCAGGTGGCGGGCAGGAGAAGGGGCGTCGCTCGGGCACGGAGAACAAGATTGGTATTGTCGGTTTCGGTGCCGCGGCTGAAGCTTCTCTCGCTGCGTTAGAGGATTGGTCGCGTGTCTCGGCTCTGCGCGACCGGTTCGAAGCGGCTGTTCGGAAGGCCGGGAACGGCGCCCGGATCTTTTCGTCGGGAGCCGCGCGCCTGCCGAATACCAGTTGCGTGTCGATCAGCGGTGCCAGGGGGGAGACGCAGGTGATTGCGCTGGACCTTGCCGGGATCGCCGTCAGCTCGGGCTCTGCCTGCTCGTCCGGTAAAGTCCGGCGCAGCCATGTGCTGGACGCCATGGACCCGGGCTCCCCGGATGCGGAGACCGCAATTCGTGTTTCGGTAGGGTGGGAAACCACAGAAGAAGATATCGACAGGCTTGTCGCGGCGTGGTGCGATTTGTACAACCGTTCGTCAGCCGACCAACAATAA
- the mnmA gene encoding tRNA 2-thiouridine(34) synthase MnmA — MTAHTLNSLGIAKAPKDTRVVVAMSGGVDSSVTAALMAEQGYDVVGITLQLYDHGAALAKKGACCAGLDIHDARTVADTLGFPHYVLDYESRFRQEVIDDFADSYLRGETPIPCVRCNQTVKFRDLLATARELRADVLCTGHYVRRLEGANGAELHRAIDPQKDQSYFLFATTREQLDFLRFPLGGMEKEETRAHARRFGLTIADKPDSQDICFVPNGRYAELVEKLRPGAAEPGEIVHLDGTVLGRHEGIIHYTIGQRKGLGIGGRRRDEDGNPDTDPLYVVRLDPAACKVVVGPREALGRETVYVDQLNWLGDALPGEAGISVEVKLRSATRPATARIYTDSEGRGRIQLDTPQHGIARGQAAVFYTPGDSTRVLGGGWITGTEEAAAAA; from the coding sequence ATGACAGCACACACGCTCAACTCGCTCGGTATCGCCAAGGCCCCAAAGGACACGCGGGTCGTCGTCGCTATGTCCGGCGGTGTCGACAGTTCCGTGACCGCGGCCCTTATGGCGGAGCAGGGCTACGATGTCGTCGGCATCACGCTGCAGCTCTATGACCACGGAGCGGCTCTGGCCAAGAAGGGCGCCTGCTGTGCTGGGCTTGATATCCATGATGCGCGCACTGTCGCCGATACGTTGGGCTTCCCGCATTATGTGCTCGATTACGAGAGCCGGTTCCGTCAGGAAGTGATCGACGATTTCGCCGACAGCTATTTGCGTGGCGAAACCCCGATCCCCTGCGTGCGCTGCAATCAGACCGTCAAGTTCCGCGATCTGCTTGCGACCGCCAGGGAGCTGCGGGCCGACGTGCTTTGCACCGGTCACTATGTGCGCCGGCTTGAGGGAGCGAACGGAGCGGAACTGCACCGCGCCATCGATCCTCAGAAGGATCAGAGTTATTTTCTGTTCGCCACCACGCGTGAGCAGCTCGACTTCCTGCGCTTCCCGCTCGGCGGCATGGAAAAAGAGGAAACACGCGCGCATGCCCGGCGTTTCGGGCTCACCATCGCGGACAAGCCGGATAGCCAGGATATCTGCTTCGTGCCGAACGGGCGTTATGCCGAACTGGTGGAGAAGCTGCGCCCGGGTGCGGCGGAGCCCGGAGAGATCGTGCATCTCGACGGTACCGTGCTCGGTCGCCATGAAGGCATTATCCACTACACCATCGGTCAGAGAAAAGGCCTCGGCATCGGTGGCCGTCGCCGCGATGAAGACGGCAATCCCGATACCGACCCTCTCTATGTCGTCCGGCTCGATCCGGCGGCATGCAAGGTGGTCGTTGGGCCGCGTGAGGCGCTGGGTCGCGAGACTGTCTATGTGGATCAGTTGAACTGGCTCGGTGATGCGCTGCCGGGAGAGGCCGGCATATCGGTCGAGGTGAAACTGCGCTCCGCCACCCGCCCGGCAACGGCGCGGATCTATACGGACAGCGAAGGGCGCGGCCGCATCCAGCTCGATACGCCGCAGCATGGCATTGCTCGCGGACAGGCCGCTGTCTTCTACACGCCCGGCGACTCGACACGGGTGCTTGGCGGCGGCTGGATCACCGGCACCGAAGAGGCTGCCGCCGCAGCCTGA
- a CDS encoding IclR family transcriptional regulator — MNAIPKRSDSERSGQIQSVARAISVLNALAADEDGMTLTQIAHTVTLPPSTVHRLLTTLQQERYVRFDTERGAWQIGVQCFAVGNAFLRTRDLVAITRPYMRRLMEESGETVNLAVRDNDEMVYLAQVECREMMRAFAKPGARVPIAGSAVGKTLLARMKTEDVSKLLTRVGSEHKTRRTIDALPRMEQELARVREVEYAIDNEEHSVGLRCVASAVFGHHSEPLAAISISGPTARITDERIDKLGKIVCSVAREATAALGGIWPPTSA, encoded by the coding sequence ATGAACGCAATTCCGAAGCGATCAGATTCCGAGCGATCTGGCCAAATCCAGTCTGTAGCACGCGCCATTAGTGTATTGAATGCGCTGGCTGCCGACGAGGACGGCATGACCCTTACCCAGATTGCTCATACCGTTACATTGCCGCCGTCGACAGTGCACCGGCTGCTGACGACCTTGCAGCAGGAACGCTATGTCAGGTTCGACACCGAGCGCGGCGCCTGGCAGATCGGTGTTCAATGCTTCGCCGTCGGTAACGCCTTCCTGCGCACGCGGGATCTGGTGGCGATTACCCGGCCCTATATGCGGCGCCTGATGGAAGAAAGCGGGGAGACGGTAAATCTGGCTGTCCGTGACAATGACGAAATGGTCTATCTGGCCCAGGTTGAATGCCGCGAGATGATGCGGGCATTTGCCAAGCCGGGAGCGCGGGTTCCCATTGCAGGCTCCGCCGTGGGCAAGACCCTGCTGGCACGGATGAAAACGGAAGACGTGTCCAAGCTGCTCACGCGGGTCGGATCGGAGCACAAGACCCGCCGCACCATCGATGCCTTGCCGCGGATGGAGCAGGAGTTGGCGAGGGTCCGCGAGGTCGAGTACGCCATCGATAACGAGGAGCATTCGGTAGGGCTGCGCTGTGTCGCCTCAGCCGTCTTCGGTCACCATAGCGAGCCGCTTGCCGCCATCTCCATTTCCGGCCCGACAGCGCGGATCACGGATGAGCGGATCGACAAGCTCGGCAAGATCGTCTGTTCGGTTGCCCGGGAAGCGACGGCGGCGCTTGGCGGGATCTGGCCGCCGACGAGTGCCTGA
- a CDS encoding TIGR04372 family glycosyltransferase, whose protein sequence is MSDSAGPYRLSEEELKNVFAPERVTRLIQSLAPYLAQEGQTALHILPLAWRIGHFAMEPHAFWELYGEEHARLVLLIPHRSIAQHSLGLRSILEKIFELAETTDGDLLLMGHIGASITRAGKLTWHQRGTTGLIDDYIKVLKTPGRRPRHFPVSQDVTAATNDFLTSLGISPSDRIVVLNVRDLNFLPDLKVHAFRAANIETYKPAVEQLLENGYRILRIGVRDSIPLTLEHPHYHEACRIPGYSTLLDPGIIARAHFGITCSSGPEAVFRILGVPQLQVNGVLQCGMWMNERDKLLFKTYRKTDNGRVASYRDLLEAHVAARPATAEALGECGFSIEDNTAEEIRAAVDEMHRTLDGEHVEDQTATARFLEIGGDYHALLEAGGEPVDPSSISAKQTQYGYALPWTRLADSYLETHPDFLE, encoded by the coding sequence ATGTCAGATTCCGCCGGTCCATATCGCCTCAGCGAAGAAGAACTCAAGAACGTTTTTGCCCCCGAGCGCGTCACCCGGTTGATCCAAAGCCTCGCGCCCTATCTTGCACAGGAAGGGCAGACAGCTCTCCACATCCTGCCGCTCGCATGGCGCATCGGGCACTTTGCAATGGAGCCGCACGCTTTCTGGGAACTTTACGGGGAAGAGCACGCCAGATTGGTGCTCCTGATACCGCACCGCTCCATCGCCCAGCATAGCCTCGGCCTCAGATCAATCCTCGAGAAAATCTTCGAACTCGCGGAGACAACGGACGGCGACTTGCTACTAATGGGGCACATAGGGGCCAGCATTACACGGGCTGGCAAGCTTACATGGCATCAACGCGGAACCACTGGACTGATCGACGACTATATCAAAGTCTTGAAAACCCCCGGGCGGCGCCCGCGTCACTTCCCAGTGAGCCAAGACGTGACGGCCGCAACAAATGATTTCCTGACATCGCTTGGCATCTCGCCTTCCGACCGGATCGTCGTCCTTAATGTCCGCGATCTGAATTTTCTGCCCGACTTGAAAGTGCACGCCTTTCGCGCGGCAAATATCGAAACCTATAAGCCGGCCGTCGAGCAACTCTTGGAAAACGGATACCGGATCCTGCGCATCGGCGTCCGCGATTCAATCCCGTTGACGTTGGAGCACCCGCACTATCATGAGGCCTGCAGGATCCCCGGATATTCGACCCTGCTTGATCCGGGAATCATCGCCCGCGCCCATTTTGGCATTACCTGTTCGTCTGGCCCGGAAGCCGTCTTCCGGATACTCGGAGTGCCGCAGCTCCAGGTGAACGGCGTCCTGCAATGCGGCATGTGGATGAACGAGCGCGACAAGCTGCTCTTCAAGACATACCGGAAGACCGATAATGGTCGCGTGGCCAGCTACCGGGATTTGCTCGAAGCCCATGTAGCTGCTCGCCCCGCAACCGCCGAAGCCCTTGGCGAATGCGGGTTTTCCATTGAGGACAACACTGCTGAGGAAATACGCGCAGCGGTTGACGAAATGCACCGGACGCTCGACGGTGAGCATGTCGAAGATCAGACAGCTACGGCACGGTTTCTGGAAATCGGTGGCGACTATCACGCCTTGCTCGAAGCAGGTGGCGAACCAGTCGACCCATCATCAATCTCTGCCAAGCAGACCCAATACGGCTACGCTCTCCCATGGACGCGGCTTGCTGACAGTTACCTGGAAACCCATCCGGACTTTCTTGAATGA
- a CDS encoding alpha/beta hydrolase: MPEVIMNGPEGRLEGRYVHSKKENAPIALLLHPHPQHGGTMNNKVVYSMFQNFVNRGFSTLRFNFRGVGRSQGVFDRGEGELSDAASALDWLQTYNPNAPYCWVGGFSFGAWIGMQLLMRRPEITGFISIAPPANMFDFTFLAPCPASGIMVHGDADDVVPPDSVKKLVDKLSAQKGIVIDHVVVKNANHYFTKHLEDVNKAVTGYLNKSLPESEQLPAASK; encoded by the coding sequence ATGCCTGAAGTCATTATGAATGGTCCCGAGGGGCGCCTTGAGGGACGTTACGTCCACAGCAAGAAAGAAAATGCTCCCATCGCCCTGCTTTTGCATCCGCATCCGCAGCATGGCGGGACCATGAATAACAAAGTCGTTTATTCCATGTTCCAGAACTTTGTGAACCGCGGGTTCTCGACCTTGCGGTTCAATTTCCGCGGAGTCGGACGAAGCCAGGGTGTGTTCGACCGTGGCGAAGGCGAACTCAGCGATGCCGCCTCGGCGCTGGACTGGCTGCAGACCTACAATCCTAACGCGCCCTATTGCTGGGTTGGCGGCTTTTCCTTCGGTGCCTGGATCGGCATGCAGCTTCTGATGCGCCGCCCGGAGATTACCGGTTTCATCTCCATTGCCCCGCCGGCCAACATGTTCGATTTCACCTTCCTCGCCCCCTGCCCTGCCTCAGGCATCATGGTGCACGGCGATGCAGACGATGTTGTGCCTCCGGATTCCGTGAAAAAGCTGGTCGACAAACTGTCGGCCCAGAAGGGCATCGTCATCGACCATGTCGTGGTGAAAAACGCCAACCATTATTTCACCAAGCACCTGGAAGACGTGAACAAGGCCGTCACCGGCTACCTGAACAAATCCCTGCCGGAGAGCGAGCAGCTCCCCGCCGCGTCGAAATAA
- a CDS encoding 2Fe-2S iron-sulfur cluster-binding protein, translated as MPRMTFIGRDGTRQEVDAPLGYTLLQIARENDVDIEGACEGCLACATCHVHVAPEWYEKVPAPSDDEEDMLDLAFNIVDTSRLGCQIRITEELDGLVVTLPPDGTA; from the coding sequence TTGCCCCGTATGACATTCATCGGCCGTGACGGTACCCGTCAGGAAGTCGATGCACCGCTCGGATACACGCTGCTGCAGATTGCGCGCGAAAACGATGTCGATATCGAAGGCGCCTGCGAGGGATGTCTCGCCTGTGCGACCTGCCATGTCCACGTCGCTCCGGAATGGTATGAGAAGGTGCCGGCGCCGAGCGATGACGAGGAAGACATGCTCGATCTGGCCTTCAATATCGTCGATACGTCCCGCCTCGGCTGTCAGATCCGGATCACGGAAGAACTTGACGGCCTGGTCGTGACCCTGCCGCCGGACGGCACGGCGTGA
- a CDS encoding YqaA family protein — protein MLQATYERLMRAASHKRANYWLALISFIESSVFPIPPDTMLIPMVLADRRNAWRAAGICTVASVLGGMLGYAIGALLYEAIGLPLLEFYGYAEKFASFTDQYNEWGAWIVFGAGITPFPYKVITIASGVAHLDLAVFVIASVLARGLRFYLVAALCWKFGPAVQKTIEKNLGLWTTAAFLLLVGGFALIKFLA, from the coding sequence ATGCTGCAAGCGACCTACGAGCGATTGATGCGGGCCGCCTCGCACAAGCGGGCAAATTACTGGCTGGCGCTGATTTCCTTCATCGAAAGCTCGGTCTTCCCGATCCCACCGGACACCATGCTGATCCCGATGGTGCTGGCCGATCGGCGCAATGCCTGGCGCGCGGCGGGCATCTGCACCGTTGCGTCCGTCCTCGGCGGTATGCTGGGCTATGCTATCGGTGCCCTGCTCTATGAGGCTATCGGCCTGCCGCTGCTCGAATTCTACGGCTATGCGGAGAAGTTCGCTTCCTTCACCGATCAGTATAACGAATGGGGTGCCTGGATCGTGTTCGGTGCCGGGATCACGCCGTTTCCCTACAAGGTGATCACCATTGCCAGCGGCGTGGCCCATCTCGACCTTGCGGTCTTCGTCATCGCCTCGGTTCTGGCTCGGGGCCTCCGGTTCTATCTCGTCGCCGCGCTGTGCTGGAAATTCGGGCCGGCCGTGCAGAAGACCATCGAGAAAAATCTCGGGCTCTGGACCACCGCCGCATTCCTGCTGCTGGTTGGCGGCTTCGCGCTGATCAAATTCCTGGCCTGA
- a CDS encoding TIGR04372 family glycosyltransferase — protein sequence MADEQKPSRSDELSNILAPEHVTAFVREISGYLSSGTASVAHIMPLAWRIGHLAMEPHALWELFRESHDQQIIVIPPATRAYHSAGVRAVIEPFVTIAETTNRQTMLMGHMDAGTLSVGPLTWYQRGPAGLLDDYIKLLNNAGRQPRHFPIPEKVSFAAQEFCERRGIGERDRIVVLNVRDRNFLPDQDAHFYRTADITTYEPAVRYLLDQGYWVLRTGLAGSVEAPFAHPRYLDIWKEPDYTDLLDPGLIARARFGVTCSSGPEAVFRILGVPQLMANGVLQSGMWMNPQDKLVFKTYHAINDGKPARLHSLLMQGVALFSDVENVARCGFTVKDNTAEEILEAVIEMDASLSNEHRPDETTNQRFLKIGADYQAFLGNTGHPADRRSVVRRQTQYGYALPWTQLADSYVSSHPEFLE from the coding sequence ATGGCGGATGAGCAAAAGCCGAGCCGGAGCGACGAACTCTCGAACATCCTCGCACCCGAGCACGTCACCGCGTTTGTCCGCGAGATCTCAGGTTACCTGTCGTCAGGAACAGCATCCGTCGCTCACATCATGCCGCTGGCGTGGCGCATCGGACATCTCGCAATGGAGCCCCATGCACTCTGGGAGCTGTTCAGAGAAAGTCACGACCAGCAGATCATTGTCATCCCCCCGGCAACGCGTGCCTACCACAGCGCGGGCGTCCGTGCCGTAATCGAGCCCTTTGTTACAATCGCCGAGACGACCAATAGACAAACCATGCTCATGGGCCACATGGATGCAGGAACTCTCAGTGTCGGCCCTCTAACCTGGTACCAGCGCGGTCCCGCCGGGCTGCTCGACGATTACATTAAACTCCTCAATAATGCCGGTCGGCAGCCGCGCCATTTCCCCATCCCGGAAAAAGTGTCATTCGCTGCGCAAGAATTCTGTGAACGGCGTGGAATAGGAGAGCGCGACCGGATCGTCGTCCTCAATGTCCGCGACCGTAATTTCCTGCCTGACCAGGACGCACATTTCTATCGCACCGCAGATATTACAACTTACGAGCCAGCGGTACGGTATCTGCTGGATCAGGGATATTGGGTCCTGCGCACCGGCCTGGCCGGTTCGGTCGAAGCACCATTCGCCCATCCCCGCTATCTCGATATCTGGAAGGAGCCGGACTATACGGACTTGCTGGATCCCGGCCTGATCGCGCGCGCGCGCTTTGGTGTCACCTGCTCATCAGGCCCGGAAGCGGTATTTCGCATCCTTGGCGTGCCACAACTCATGGCAAATGGTGTCTTGCAATCAGGCATGTGGATGAATCCTCAAGACAAGCTGGTTTTCAAGACCTATCATGCGATCAATGATGGCAAACCGGCGAGACTTCACTCTCTGCTGATGCAAGGCGTCGCTCTCTTTTCCGATGTAGAAAATGTTGCGAGGTGCGGGTTTACGGTGAAGGACAACACCGCCGAAGAAATCCTGGAGGCTGTGATCGAGATGGACGCCTCACTTTCCAATGAACACCGTCCCGACGAAACCACCAATCAGCGTTTTCTGAAAATTGGTGCCGATTACCAGGCCTTCCTCGGCAACACCGGGCATCCGGCTGATCGCAGATCGGTTGTTCGCCGCCAAACCCAATACGGCTACGCTCTTCCCTGGACACAACTTGCAGACAGTTATGTAAGTTCCCATCCGGAATTTCTCGAATAG